Within the Meleagris gallopavo isolate NT-WF06-2002-E0010 breed Aviagen turkey brand Nicholas breeding stock chromosome 21, Turkey_5.1, whole genome shotgun sequence genome, the region AAAGGATGGAGGGATAGATGGAAGGTTGAGGCAAAGCAGCAACCAGTCAAACCTTCCTGAAGTTACTGCTGGTAGGAGCTGTGCTAAGTGACCAAAGCTGGAGTGAAAGTGGCTgtcctgtgctgtgtgtgctttgTGAGACCTCCTGGGTGAAGTGTAGCTCAGAAGCAGTGAGCTCCTGTTACTTGTCTACccaaaggcttttctttttcctcttaaagCATTTATCTTCTGGAGCTTCTGGATGGCTTCACATGGACCTTAGTGTGGTTAGGAAAAGACTGCAGCTGAGTACCCAGTTTAATCTGCACCCAGCATCCCCTGACCTAACTCTGTGTGCTCTTTCCCCAGTTCAAGATCAATGGTGACTGGTGCACGTGGATCGACTACGAGCGCTTCCAGGAGCTGGTGAGGGCACACGTGGACAGTGGGGGCACACAGACCTTCACAGCCACAGACTACACAGCCAGGACTCCACACTGGGCGCTCTTTGGGTCCAACCAACGTGGCTTCGATCCCTTGGACGTGAGATACCAGCGGAGAGGCAAAGTGAGAGACGTCTCTGGGTGCTGATGGCCGGGTGGGCATTGCCCATCTCCGGGCTGAGCGTTGGTCTCCATTTCCAAACTTGTTCACGTAGACTTTCTGAAGTTTGATATTGAGGGGGGTAGAGCCTCTGTTGAACCCTGCCTTCCTGTTTTTAGAGTTTCTTgcttagaaatatttataatgcTCTTTATCTCTGACGAATGGTGCGTGTgttgactggcagagcagaagggggTGGTGTGTGTGAGTCCTGCAGCTGGGTGAGCCCAGCCCGGCAGCTCGGAGCTCTGCATCCATAAGTGTGAGTGTGAATGGGATGTAACCCCTCCAGCAGTGTCTGTGCAGGTGAGGCTGCAGGCACACTGAGATCAGAAGCCTTGCTGGAAGTACCATTGTGCCAACAACAGCACATTTATCTGTTTTGAGCACTCATACCGATCACTGAGAAGCCCCATCCGATCCCCCAAAAGCTGAGGCTTTGGAATGGTGTGAGTGACAGCAGCCCTATCAATTTTGTTTGCAACTTGTGATACCTGTGCAAATACTTTCCAGCGTTTTGGTTTTGGCAGCGTGTATATCCCAGCTGGTTGGAGTGGAATCATCTGCAGGCGGCCGCGTTGGGCTCAGTgccctctctctccctgcacCAGTCAGCAGCATGGGAGGACTTGGAAAAGGTAAAACTTTTAGATTGAGATAAAGGCAACTTAATAGGAcagaaatggaagggaaaataGTGATGAAAGAATGTCCAAAAGTggcaaaacacagcaccataccAGCTACTAAGAAGAAAATTACATCTGTCACAGCCAAAACTAGGACACAGCACCACCATTGGTTTGGATGGTGGGCGTCAACCCAATGTAAGTGCAAACTGACCCCAGTTGAGTTCCTTTGTGTCTAGAAACCAAATCTTATTACAGAGGGGCAACATCCGGCCCGTTGTCCACTGTTCCATCCCCAGAGGCTGCTGTCAGAGGCTCATGCCTCATGTTCTGTTGGATGTTGTGGTCTGGCtggaaaattgtatttaaaCTGAGGGAAGGGATGGTTTGCTGTTGGGAGAATCACTGCCCTCATGTGCCATTCAATTCATGCAAtgtccctgcaggctgcagccccagcacttcCACTGATGGGAAGTAGTAGGGGCTCAAACCAAGCCCCAGAGGTGCCAGCATCTCTCTGACCACACTGTCCAGGTCCATAAGCACCTTCAGGCAGCCATTTGTGGAGCTCATGTGTTTTTGGTGGGAGCGTTCCCGAGGTGGTGACAGTTTGTAGAAGAACCTCATTTGTTCAACTGTTTAAAAGTGATtctaaaatagaaagaaaataaaagagtgaTTTCTCCTAGGCCACCTGCATGTGTCATTACTGCACAAGATGCTCTAAGAGGGGATGTTAACGTAAGATGAAGAGTACAGCATTGCCGAACATCTGCCTTTCCCGTGGTGGAAAGGAGGAGAGCACCCACATGTCTGTGAGCCAGGGCTCAGCTGCTGGGAGGCTGTGTGgacaaacaaaagcacagagcagaggcaaACATCGTGCTTGGATTCCTTAACAAACCAGTGATGAAGGGATGCTTTCTTTCGTCTTGCTGGGGAGGGATCTGTTGTGTTCCCACCAAGGGCTGTCTCACCCTCCGCTCAGTTGTGGCTCTGTTCTTGGCCATGTTTGTCACCATTTAGCTCACATCTGGCCTTTGGGGGGAATGCTGGCAGCACTTGCAGGAGCTCTGGACTGAAAGATTTGAAGTGGATAACagaatatctgtattttttctgagCCCTGTGCTCTTGAGCACTACTTTTGATGGCGGGGATGCTGCGCGAAGAACATGAACTCTCAGAAATCCCCAGTGCTGTGCAACACTCAGGTTACAAACTGCTGTCTTCAAGGCTTATTTTGTAGAAATAATGCAGTCTGAGTGAGAACAGCAGAGGTGGGATGCAGGTACCTGAGCACTGACTTCGctgcctcagagcagccctctcCCCAACCCTCCCTGCATCTCTGCACTCCTCCATCCCTTCCCCTGATCctccccctgccctccccatcCTGACCCTCCTGCTATCAGTGTGAATCTGTCCCGAGCAGCCCCTCAGCTGTCCCTTTTTGTCGCTTTCGGGCCATGTCTAACAACTGGAAGCCATACAGAGAGTGATTTGGGCAGAATTCACACGTGCAATTAGCCTTGCGTTGCCTTGTGCTTAAAGTCAATCTTTCAATGCACATATCCCAGAGCAATCCTCTTACATGAGCAGCTTTCAGTTGTACAACTTAATACAAatggctgctggggctgctgcaggatgtAGACGCTGTTGGGCTTTGTCTGTCTGCAGGTCTGGCATCTCAGAGGCATTGCATGGCAGAATTCCTTCCTTGGCTGCCCCAGGAGCCCCCCAAGTGCTGACCCTGCTTTGGTTTGGGGAGATTTACCCAAATCCAGGGCACAGTGTGCTTCTGGACCGCAGGGTCCTGGAGCCTCAGAGGTCAATCCTAAGGGCAAATTGGGCAAAATGGAATTGAACCACTTAAGGCCCAGAGTAGAGGGGCTGAGGGTTGGGGTTGGggcactgcagctcctgccctgcctcCCTGACTCACAGCATGAGTCACAGCATGGCTGTGCGCTGTTTCTTGAAGGGGATAAATCTATTTGTTTCCAAAAATCTCCAGCTGGAAAACATCCCCCAAACAGAGAATTGTCAtccatcagctttctctttATCTGGCTCCCGTCCTAAATCATTTATGATGTTGGAGCTGCTATCGTGCCTCGAGGGGCAAGGAAAAAGACGTCTGAATTAATTGAAGGAAAGGCGTATTTTTCGTTCCATCAATTGCAAATGGAGCCAGGAACAAATTTTCTCCATCACCATTTGGACAGACTGAGGACAACAAGGTGCCATCGGCACAGTGACCCCACATCATGAGTGATGCATGGGCTTTGCTCGTGGGTCCTCCCAaaggcagtgtgggatgggTTCTCCCAAAAGTGATTCTCTCCCATCCTGGGAGATGCTGGAGAAGGGCTGCAGCACCAGTACTGGGAGAGGAAAACTGGGGGTGCTCTGGGGTGGGACAGAGAAGTTTGGGGTCTATGCACCACCACTTAGAGACAGTGAAAGagttttttcttcagatattaGATGCTCATGTGATTGTTTTTAACTAG harbors:
- the LOC104913893 gene encoding S-adenosyl-L-methionine-dependent tRNA 4-demethylwyosine synthase TYW1-like, which produces MANVPWHEEVVHFVQELAQLLPDYGIACEHEHSNCLLIAHKKFKINGDWCTWIDYERFQELVRAHVDSGGTQTFTATDYTARTPHWALFGSNQRGFDPLDVRYQRRGKVRDVSGC